From a region of the Mycobacteroides saopaulense genome:
- the rpsE gene encoding 30S ribosomal protein S5, protein MMAQRNSGAPDNAGGSNDGREGGRGRRDNRDDRRGGRDNAEKSNYLERVVTINRVSKVVKGGRRFSFTALVIVGDGNGLVGVGYGKAKEVPAAIAKGVDEARKNFFRVPLIGGTITHPVQGEDSAGVVMLRPASAGTGVIAGGAARAVLECAGVHDILAKSLGSDNAINVVHATVAALKQLQRPEEVAARRGLPIEDVAPAGMLRARAEFAAAAAQGGSHG, encoded by the coding sequence ATGATGGCGCAGCGCAATTCGGGCGCTCCCGACAATGCAGGCGGCTCCAACGACGGTCGCGAGGGCGGCCGTGGACGCCGTGACAACCGCGACGACCGTCGTGGTGGGCGTGACAACGCCGAGAAGAGCAACTACCTGGAGCGCGTGGTCACCATCAACCGCGTCTCCAAGGTCGTCAAGGGTGGTCGCCGGTTCAGCTTCACCGCGCTGGTGATCGTCGGCGACGGCAACGGTCTGGTGGGCGTCGGCTACGGCAAGGCCAAGGAAGTTCCGGCCGCCATCGCCAAGGGTGTGGACGAGGCTCGCAAGAACTTCTTCCGCGTTCCGCTCATCGGCGGCACCATCACCCACCCGGTTCAGGGCGAGGACTCCGCCGGTGTCGTCATGCTGCGTCCGGCCTCGGCCGGTACCGGTGTGATCGCCGGTGGCGCTGCCCGCGCGGTGCTGGAATGCGCCGGCGTGCACGACATCCTGGCCAAGTCGCTGGGTAGCGACAACGCCATCAACGTGGTGCACGCAACCGTCGCGGCGCTCAAGCAGCTGCAGCGCCCCGAAGAGGTTGCGGCCCGGCGCGGTCTGCCCATCGAGGACGTGGCACCGGCCGGCATGCTCCGGGCCCGTGCCGAGTTCGCAGCTGCGGCAGCACAGGGAGGCAGCCATGGCTGA
- the rplO gene encoding 50S ribosomal protein L15 — protein sequence MTIKLHHLRPAPGSKTERTRVGRGEGSKGKTAGRGTKGTKARKNVPVTFEGGQMPIHMRLPKLKGFKNRFRTEYQVVNVADIERLFPEGGDVTIEALVAKGAVRKNELVKVLGNGDLKVKVSVTANKFSDSAREKITAAGGSVNEA from the coding sequence ATGACCATCAAATTGCATCACCTACGCCCGGCCCCGGGCTCCAAGACCGAGCGCACCCGCGTCGGTCGTGGTGAGGGGTCCAAGGGTAAGACCGCGGGTCGCGGTACCAAGGGCACCAAGGCACGCAAGAACGTGCCGGTGACCTTCGAGGGTGGGCAGATGCCCATCCACATGCGGCTCCCGAAGCTCAAGGGCTTCAAGAACCGCTTCCGCACCGAATACCAGGTGGTGAACGTGGCCGACATCGAGCGGCTGTTCCCCGAGGGTGGCGACGTCACCATCGAGGCCCTGGTTGCCAAGGGTGCGGTGCGCAAGAACGAGCTGGTGAAGGTGCTCGGCAACGGCGACCTCAAGGTCAAGGTGTCGGTGACTGCCAACAAGTTCAGCGACTCGGCCCGCGAGAAGATCACCGCCGCAGGCGGATCGGTCAACGAGGCCTAG
- a CDS encoding sensor domain-containing protein yields the protein MTRVRTTTARKAMAQVAALLAVTSVSGCIDTSGSRELTPSQSTSSTAAAPTRSYPGLFPEYRGKFHPNHADLGGRNNAELAALLPTAADFPPQGQTRAPDIASDDGSGLGMHGQTDGETRPPECLYTPFGKSFSRAPDGSDWNLYYAASTLHEVDPAGGRIVVTVNRERENTDVFALTTNWIKKCGQYDKAFPTFAKPEVRNRHVTDTFAPGPIVDGVPTYVYTSAGTDLDDTSADKQSSGVRAQRVVLARVRSVVFEVEGTEPVDTGLLDQLMATTIANAKHAPPPPEQNAGRLAGLPTCDTVAAQPGNPQPDPALDCTIRTSDGSGVIFEVLGTPAGTIRVFNGSGAQLQSIRVPDPIFQQRVPFLQDLDQDKREELLVVRATGDPAGDLMDVWRSRPNSDQFDMTGTIFGVPRFWMTSDRFIGLFSRNGADAGVAALFRFVDNKLSVLALLDTERRVDNKPLDDPKWRLNANVKCAMNLSDDPPGALGARMDALRAAGVDPATAQEHFCLQPWVPTLYRQGTR from the coding sequence ATGACACGTGTACGGACGACGACGGCCCGGAAGGCCATGGCTCAGGTCGCTGCGTTACTGGCGGTGACCTCGGTGTCCGGATGTATCGATACGTCCGGATCGCGTGAGCTGACACCGTCACAATCCACGTCGTCGACGGCAGCAGCACCCACCCGCAGTTATCCCGGGCTGTTCCCGGAGTATCGAGGCAAATTCCACCCCAACCACGCGGATCTGGGTGGTCGCAACAACGCCGAGCTCGCCGCTCTGTTGCCCACGGCTGCCGACTTTCCCCCACAAGGGCAGACGCGCGCACCCGACATCGCCTCCGACGACGGCTCCGGGCTGGGCATGCACGGTCAGACCGACGGTGAAACTCGACCGCCTGAATGCCTGTACACACCCTTCGGCAAGTCTTTTTCGCGAGCACCCGATGGTTCGGACTGGAATCTGTACTACGCGGCCTCGACGCTTCACGAGGTGGATCCTGCCGGTGGCCGCATCGTCGTCACGGTGAACCGTGAACGCGAGAACACCGATGTGTTCGCGCTGACCACCAACTGGATCAAGAAATGCGGGCAGTACGACAAGGCGTTCCCCACGTTCGCCAAGCCGGAGGTGCGCAATCGGCATGTCACCGATACCTTCGCCCCTGGCCCGATCGTGGACGGAGTGCCGACCTACGTCTACACCAGCGCCGGCACCGATCTCGACGACACCTCCGCCGACAAGCAGTCGTCGGGGGTGCGCGCACAGCGCGTCGTGTTGGCCAGGGTGCGCTCGGTCGTCTTCGAAGTGGAAGGCACCGAACCGGTGGACACCGGTCTGCTGGACCAGCTGATGGCCACCACCATCGCCAATGCCAAACATGCTCCGCCACCCCCGGAACAGAACGCCGGGCGATTGGCCGGCCTGCCCACCTGCGACACCGTCGCGGCCCAACCCGGAAACCCACAACCCGATCCGGCGCTGGACTGCACAATTCGCACGTCGGATGGCAGCGGTGTGATCTTCGAGGTGTTGGGCACCCCGGCGGGCACCATTCGGGTGTTCAACGGCAGTGGCGCACAGTTGCAATCGATTCGCGTACCCGATCCGATTTTCCAGCAGCGCGTGCCCTTCCTGCAGGACCTGGACCAGGACAAGCGCGAGGAGCTGCTGGTGGTCAGGGCGACGGGTGACCCGGCCGGCGACCTCATGGACGTGTGGCGCTCGCGGCCCAATTCCGATCAATTCGATATGACCGGAACGATTTTCGGTGTCCCTCGGTTCTGGATGACCTCCGATCGATTCATCGGGCTCTTCTCGCGCAACGGTGCCGACGCCGGGGTGGCAGCGCTGTTCCGGTTCGTGGACAACAAGCTGTCGGTGCTGGCACTGCTGGACACCGAAAGACGGGTCGACAACAAGCCGCTCGACGATCCGAAGTGGCGCCTCAACGCCAACGTCAAATGCGCGATGAACCTGTCCGATGATCCACCGGGCGCCTTGGGGGCACGCATGGACGCGCTACGCGCGGCGGGCGTCGACCCTGCGACCGCCCAGGAGCACTTCTGTCTGCAGCCGTGGGTGCCAACGCTGTACAGACAGGGCACACGGTGA
- the rplR gene encoding 50S ribosomal protein L18 codes for MAQTKTESKQHEPVGKSVSEVRRASRLRRHARLRKKVSGTDERPRLVVNRSARHIHVQLVNDLTGTTLAAASSIEPDVQAVDGDKKARSARVGQLIAERAKAAGVDTVVFDRGGYTYGGRIAALADAARENGLVF; via the coding sequence ATGGCTCAAACCAAGACAGAATCGAAGCAGCACGAGCCCGTCGGCAAGAGCGTCTCGGAGGTGCGTCGCGCCTCGCGTCTGCGTCGTCACGCACGTCTGCGCAAGAAGGTGTCCGGCACCGACGAGCGGCCGCGTCTGGTCGTCAACCGTTCGGCTCGCCACATCCACGTGCAGCTGGTCAACGATCTCACCGGTACCACCCTGGCGGCGGCCTCGTCCATCGAGCCCGATGTGCAGGCAGTGGACGGCGACAAGAAGGCACGCAGTGCCCGGGTCGGTCAGCTGATCGCCGAGCGTGCGAAGGCTGCCGGCGTGGACACCGTGGTGTTCGACCGTGGTGGCTACACCTACGGTGGCCGGATCGCCGCACTTGCCGACGCCGCCCGCGAGAACGGGCTGGTGTTCTGA
- the rplF gene encoding 50S ribosomal protein L6, protein MSRIGKQPVPVPSGVDVNIDGQNISVKGSKGTLELTVSEPISVSRNDDGAIVVTRPDDERRNRSLHGLSRTLIANLVTGVTQGYTTKMEIFGVGYRVVAKGSNLEFALGYSHPVLIEAPEGITFAVETPTKFSISGIDKQKVGQISANIRRLRRPDPYKGKGIRYEGEQIRRKVGKTGK, encoded by the coding sequence ATGTCGCGTATTGGTAAGCAGCCGGTGCCGGTTCCTTCGGGAGTGGACGTCAACATCGACGGCCAGAACATCTCCGTGAAGGGCTCCAAGGGCACCCTTGAGCTGACAGTGAGCGAGCCGATCTCGGTGTCGCGCAATGACGATGGCGCCATCGTGGTGACCCGCCCGGACGACGAGCGGCGCAACCGCTCGCTGCACGGCCTGTCCCGCACCCTGATCGCCAACCTGGTGACCGGTGTGACCCAGGGTTACACCACCAAGATGGAGATCTTCGGCGTCGGTTACCGCGTGGTGGCCAAGGGCTCGAACCTGGAGTTCGCGCTCGGTTACAGCCACCCGGTGCTGATCGAGGCGCCCGAGGGCATCACGTTCGCGGTCGAGACCCCCACCAAGTTCTCGATCAGCGGAATCGACAAGCAGAAGGTTGGCCAGATTTCGGCCAACATCCGCCGCCTGCGTCGTCCGGACCCCTACAAGGGCAAGGGCATTCGCTACGAGGGTGAGCAGATCCGCCGCAAGGTCGGAAAGACAGGTAAGTGA
- the rpsH gene encoding 30S ribosomal protein S8 produces MTMTDPIADFLTRLRNANSAYHDEVTLPHSKIKANIAEILKREGYITDYRTEDARVGKNLVVSLKYGPSRERSIAGLRRVSKPGLRVYAKSTNLPKVLGGLGVAIISTSTGLLTDRQAARQGVGGEVLAYVW; encoded by the coding sequence ATGACCATGACTGATCCGATCGCAGACTTTCTGACACGTCTGCGCAATGCCAATTCGGCATACCACGATGAGGTGACCCTTCCGCACTCGAAGATCAAGGCCAACATCGCCGAGATCCTCAAGCGCGAGGGCTACATCACCGATTACCGCACCGAGGACGCCCGCGTGGGCAAGAACCTGGTTGTCTCGCTCAAGTACGGCCCCAGCCGTGAGCGCAGCATCGCCGGTCTGCGCCGCGTGTCGAAGCCCGGTCTGCGTGTGTACGCAAAATCCACCAATCTGCCCAAGGTTCTCGGTGGCCTGGGCGTGGCGATCATCTCCACGTCCACTGGCCTGCTCACCGACCGCCAGGCAGCCCGACAGGGCGTGGGCGGCGAAGTCCTCGCGTACGTCTGGTAG
- a CDS encoding HAD family hydrolase, with amino-acid sequence MVKAIAWIAAVVLSVALAPLAGNASAPVAQAAPGCRQLDPTLPWYGDVRERLQAAIDANSTCTGTWKRPTPAVALFDWDNTEVKNDISDATLAWMLRHDKIRQPGDWHATSRHITETAVSALRAACGTTTPAGRPLPTSTNGACADEILAIREGKTHDEQEAFAGYNQRWSNGAYVWTVALTAGYTAEEVAQFAQAAKRENLDAPVGATQTIGSTTVPAYVRVYPQIKDLIATLQAHGVRTWVISASSEVIAKVWSPEIGIPTNQVIGVRSVYDATGRQTPHVKGCGGQPDGADTVITYVDGKRCWANQVVFGVQGPAAFDPYDVNKRQILGAGDSTTDVTFVDDATAAHLVINRNKTELMCRAYDNADGKWLINPMFIDPYPQHMDPYLCATDGRTNPDGSTGPLLRSDGTVIPDQKDTVFSTGM; translated from the coding sequence CTGGTGAAGGCCATCGCGTGGATCGCTGCCGTTGTACTGTCCGTAGCTCTTGCGCCACTGGCCGGGAACGCGAGCGCTCCGGTCGCACAGGCGGCGCCCGGCTGCCGCCAGCTGGATCCCACACTGCCCTGGTACGGCGACGTCCGGGAACGGCTACAAGCCGCGATCGATGCCAACAGCACCTGTACCGGGACGTGGAAGCGACCCACGCCGGCGGTGGCGCTGTTCGACTGGGACAACACCGAAGTCAAGAACGACATCTCCGATGCCACCCTGGCGTGGATGCTGCGGCACGACAAGATCCGTCAACCGGGTGACTGGCATGCCACCAGCCGGCACATCACCGAGACCGCGGTCAGCGCATTGCGCGCGGCATGCGGCACCACGACGCCCGCCGGGCGGCCGCTTCCCACATCGACCAACGGCGCCTGCGCCGACGAGATCCTGGCCATCCGCGAAGGCAAGACGCACGACGAGCAGGAGGCTTTCGCCGGATACAACCAGCGCTGGAGCAATGGCGCGTACGTGTGGACCGTCGCGCTGACCGCCGGATACACCGCAGAGGAGGTGGCGCAGTTCGCGCAGGCGGCCAAGCGCGAGAACCTGGACGCGCCCGTCGGAGCCACCCAGACCATCGGCAGCACCACCGTGCCGGCGTACGTGCGGGTGTACCCGCAGATCAAGGACCTCATCGCGACGCTGCAGGCGCACGGCGTGCGCACCTGGGTGATCTCGGCTTCCTCGGAGGTGATCGCCAAGGTGTGGTCACCAGAAATCGGAATCCCGACGAACCAGGTGATCGGAGTGCGCAGCGTCTACGACGCCACGGGGCGCCAGACCCCGCACGTGAAGGGCTGCGGCGGACAGCCCGACGGTGCCGACACCGTCATCACGTATGTGGACGGCAAACGATGCTGGGCCAACCAGGTGGTCTTCGGTGTGCAGGGGCCCGCCGCGTTCGACCCCTACGACGTGAACAAGCGGCAGATTCTCGGCGCCGGAGACTCGACCACCGATGTCACCTTCGTCGACGACGCCACCGCGGCGCACCTCGTCATCAACCGCAACAAAACCGAACTCATGTGCCGCGCCTACGACAACGCCGATGGCAAATGGCTGATCAACCCGATGTTCATCGACCCCTATCCGCAGCACATGGATCCGTACCTGTGCGCGACCGACGGCCGGACCAACCCCGACGGCAGCACCGGACCGCTGCTGCGCTCCGACGGCACCGTCATCCCCGACCAGAAGGACACCGTCTTTTCCACGGGTATGTAG
- a CDS encoding AI-2E family transporter has translation MNTELTVFQRRVLAVLTAVGIAFGIYFLRGYFILIVVAAVAAYLFTPLYARLGRRFSSGVSATLTLLCALVAVVVPVGALVYFSTIQIARMIDSVSTWVGDTDMTTLGQKAFDVANRVLAQIPFVHIQLTPDTLRQSIASVTENVGHGLLQVLQSAVGSVASAVAACIIFLYVFVSLLVKQDKVLTLLRQLNPLGEEITDLYLDKIGAMVRGTVKGQFVIAMAQGVAGAASIYVAGFRQGFFFFAILLTALSIIPLGGGIVTIPFGIGMILFGHPVGGLFVIAWHLLVVSNIDNVLRPFLVPRGARLDPALMLLAVFSGIAAFGFWGVVLGPVLMIVIVTTIDVYLAVYKGVPFGNTDTDEPEPSKRRWWKRERSRAAG, from the coding sequence ATGAACACCGAACTGACCGTATTTCAACGGCGTGTGCTGGCGGTCCTCACCGCGGTGGGCATCGCGTTCGGCATCTACTTCCTACGCGGCTACTTCATCCTGATCGTGGTCGCCGCGGTGGCCGCATATCTGTTCACCCCGCTATACGCCAGGCTGGGCCGGCGGTTCAGCTCAGGCGTATCGGCCACGTTGACGCTGCTGTGCGCATTGGTTGCGGTGGTGGTTCCGGTGGGCGCCCTGGTCTACTTTTCGACCATCCAGATCGCGCGCATGATCGACAGTGTCTCGACCTGGGTGGGCGACACCGACATGACCACACTCGGGCAGAAGGCGTTCGACGTGGCCAACAGAGTTCTGGCCCAGATCCCGTTCGTGCATATCCAGTTGACTCCCGACACGTTGCGGCAGTCGATCGCGTCGGTGACGGAGAACGTGGGCCACGGGCTGTTGCAGGTGCTGCAGAGCGCCGTCGGCAGCGTCGCGTCGGCAGTGGCCGCCTGCATCATCTTCCTGTACGTGTTCGTCTCGCTCCTGGTCAAGCAGGACAAGGTGCTCACTCTGCTGCGCCAGCTGAATCCGCTAGGGGAGGAGATCACCGATCTGTACCTCGACAAGATCGGTGCGATGGTGCGCGGAACAGTCAAGGGGCAGTTCGTGATCGCGATGGCGCAGGGGGTCGCGGGTGCCGCATCCATCTACGTCGCAGGTTTTCGGCAGGGTTTCTTCTTCTTCGCGATACTGCTGACCGCGCTGTCGATCATTCCGTTGGGGGGCGGCATCGTGACGATTCCGTTCGGCATCGGCATGATTCTCTTCGGTCATCCTGTCGGAGGCCTGTTCGTCATCGCCTGGCACCTGCTGGTGGTCTCCAACATCGACAATGTGCTGCGCCCCTTCCTCGTACCGCGCGGTGCACGGCTGGATCCCGCACTGATGCTGCTGGCGGTCTTCTCGGGGATCGCGGCGTTCGGGTTCTGGGGAGTCGTGCTGGGACCGGTCTTGATGATCGTCATCGTGACGACCATCGACGTGTATCTCGCGGTCTACAAAGGGGTTCCGTTCGGCAACACGGATACCGACGAACCGGAGCCGTCGAAGCGTCGCTGGTGGAAGCGGGAGCGTTCGCGCGCTGCGGGCTAG
- the sppA gene encoding signal peptide peptidase SppA, translating to MFAFTAPTDVHDLLAKVDTARHRGVPRDCILELDLLEVPPETVSFDPLGLVFSGASRPLSLRHTIAAIHRAIDDPRVAGLIARVQIPPAAAGAVQELRAAIEAFSAVKPSVAWAETYPGTLSYYLASAFGEVWMQPSGTVGLIGFAASGTFLRGALDKAGVEAQFLTRGQYKSAANLFTEDGYTEAQREADGRLLESLSEQVRDAVVASRKLDPDEVDALADRAPLRRTDAVAGGLVDRIGYRDEAYARIGELTGVRNGNEPPLLYLARYARATRPQVPSLPALPGRSSRPTIGVVTLAGPIVSGRSGPRLFPPGPASGGDVIAEALRDAVADDSVAAIVLRVDSPGGSVNGSETIWREVVRAREAGKPVVVSMGAVAGSGGYYVAMAADAIIANPGTITGSIGVITGKFITRELKEKLGVASDTLRTNANADAWSSNEPFTDEQRELVEAEIDMHYDDFVQRVAEGRNLSVDAVKAVAQGRIWSGRDALEHGLVDELGGFRDAVTKAKKLADIDADDDVRVVNFPSSPLASMLRQRASSQPAAAAVTDAVLGRVAQLALETVQRAQRSIGSAQALMSGDYRF from the coding sequence ATGTTCGCTTTCACCGCGCCCACGGATGTTCACGACCTGCTGGCCAAGGTCGATACCGCACGTCACCGGGGCGTACCGCGGGACTGCATCCTGGAGCTCGACCTGCTGGAGGTTCCTCCGGAAACCGTCAGCTTCGATCCGCTGGGACTGGTGTTCTCGGGGGCCAGCCGACCGCTGTCGCTGCGGCACACCATCGCCGCCATCCATCGCGCGATCGACGATCCACGGGTGGCCGGCCTCATCGCCCGTGTGCAGATCCCGCCCGCCGCGGCCGGAGCAGTCCAAGAGCTGCGGGCCGCGATCGAGGCTTTCAGTGCGGTGAAGCCGAGCGTGGCGTGGGCCGAGACCTACCCGGGCACGCTTTCCTACTACCTGGCGTCGGCCTTCGGTGAGGTCTGGATGCAGCCCTCCGGCACGGTGGGGCTGATCGGCTTCGCGGCCAGCGGAACCTTCCTGCGTGGCGCCCTCGACAAGGCCGGGGTGGAGGCACAATTCCTGACCCGCGGCCAATACAAGTCGGCGGCAAACCTTTTCACCGAAGACGGCTACACCGAGGCGCAGCGGGAAGCGGACGGCCGTCTGCTGGAAAGCCTGTCCGAACAGGTGCGTGACGCCGTGGTGGCGTCGCGAAAGCTCGACCCCGACGAGGTGGACGCGCTGGCGGACCGGGCGCCGTTGCGACGCACCGACGCGGTGGCCGGGGGATTGGTGGACCGCATCGGCTACCGCGACGAGGCATATGCGCGGATCGGCGAGCTGACGGGTGTGCGGAACGGAAACGAACCGCCGCTGCTGTATCTGGCGCGCTACGCACGGGCCACCCGGCCGCAGGTGCCCAGCCTGCCTGCCCTGCCCGGACGTTCGTCGCGGCCGACCATCGGCGTGGTCACCCTGGCCGGGCCCATCGTGAGCGGGCGCAGCGGTCCCCGGCTCTTCCCGCCGGGCCCCGCCAGCGGCGGTGACGTGATCGCCGAGGCGCTGCGCGATGCCGTCGCCGACGACTCGGTGGCCGCCATCGTGCTGCGCGTGGACAGCCCCGGCGGATCGGTCAACGGTTCGGAAACCATTTGGCGGGAAGTGGTTCGGGCGCGCGAGGCGGGTAAGCCGGTGGTGGTGTCCATGGGCGCGGTCGCGGGGTCGGGTGGCTACTACGTGGCCATGGCTGCCGATGCGATCATCGCCAATCCGGGAACCATCACCGGGTCGATCGGCGTGATCACCGGAAAGTTCATCACCCGCGAACTCAAGGAGAAGCTCGGTGTCGCGTCGGACACCTTGCGTACCAACGCCAACGCCGACGCGTGGTCGAGTAACGAACCGTTCACCGACGAGCAGCGCGAGCTGGTCGAGGCCGAGATCGACATGCATTACGACGATTTCGTGCAGCGGGTCGCCGAAGGGCGGAACCTCAGCGTGGACGCGGTGAAAGCTGTTGCCCAGGGCAGGATCTGGTCGGGCAGGGACGCGTTGGAGCACGGACTTGTCGATGAGCTCGGCGGGTTCCGCGATGCCGTGACCAAGGCCAAGAAACTCGCGGACATCGATGCCGACGACGACGTGCGGGTCGTCAACTTCCCGAGCTCGCCGTTGGCTTCGATGCTGCGACAGCGGGCATCGTCGCAACCCGCCGCCGCGGCCGTCACCGATGCGGTGCTGGGACGGGTCGCGCAGCTGGCGCTGGAAACGGTGCAGCGCGCGCAGCGATCGATCGGCAGCGCACAGGCGCTGATGTCGGGCGACTATCGCTTTTAG
- a CDS encoding serine hydrolase domain-containing protein, which translates to MTLKMTVSPALIGGDVDEGYGRIADAFRANFARGDEIGAALSVYRDGVKVVDLWGGYRNGLTKDPWREDTIVNMFSTTKGVASLAVSVAASRSLLDYDAKVADYWPEFAQAGKAEVTVRQLLSHQAGLPALDAPLKLADLNDPAKVSAVLAAQKPAWTPGTRHGYHALTLGWYESELIRRTDPAGRTIGQFFADEVAAPLGLDLHIGLPASVDRGRVAELHGWKRQEALLHLNTMPPRFVLALLNPRGLTGRSANLPNDIDAMTDFNQEKVRTVEMPAANGIGSARSVARAYGCAATGGAELGLTPATLETVTEPAVPPTGGIRDKVLHVDSVFSLGYCKPFRDCVFGSSGKAFGTPGLGGSFGFADPDTGVGFAYVMNRLGFHLFSDPRELALRQALFRDVLGTRPQT; encoded by the coding sequence ATGACGCTCAAGATGACGGTCTCACCCGCTCTGATCGGCGGCGATGTCGACGAGGGGTACGGCAGGATCGCCGACGCGTTCCGCGCCAACTTCGCGCGCGGAGACGAGATCGGTGCCGCCCTCTCGGTGTATCGCGACGGTGTGAAGGTCGTCGACCTGTGGGGCGGCTACCGCAACGGGCTCACCAAGGACCCGTGGCGCGAAGACACCATAGTCAACATGTTTTCCACGACTAAAGGTGTTGCATCCCTTGCCGTTTCCGTTGCGGCATCGCGCAGTCTGCTCGACTACGACGCAAAGGTCGCGGACTACTGGCCGGAGTTCGCGCAGGCAGGCAAGGCCGAGGTCACGGTGCGGCAGCTGCTGTCGCACCAGGCCGGGTTGCCCGCGCTCGACGCACCGCTGAAGCTGGCAGACCTGAACGACCCTGCCAAGGTCTCCGCGGTGCTCGCCGCCCAAAAACCGGCGTGGACACCGGGCACCCGACACGGCTACCACGCTCTCACCCTGGGTTGGTACGAATCCGAGCTCATCCGTCGCACCGACCCCGCCGGCCGCACCATCGGACAGTTCTTCGCCGACGAGGTCGCCGCTCCTCTCGGCCTGGACCTGCACATCGGACTGCCCGCATCGGTGGACCGCGGCCGGGTGGCCGAACTGCACGGCTGGAAGCGTCAGGAGGCGCTGCTGCACCTCAACACCATGCCGCCCCGATTTGTGCTGGCGCTACTGAATCCGCGGGGTCTGACCGGCCGAAGTGCCAACCTGCCCAACGATATCGACGCGATGACCGACTTCAACCAGGAGAAGGTGCGCACCGTCGAGATGCCCGCCGCCAATGGGATCGGCTCGGCACGCTCAGTAGCTCGCGCATACGGCTGCGCGGCAACCGGTGGGGCCGAACTCGGGCTCACACCGGCGACTCTCGAAACGGTGACCGAGCCCGCCGTGCCTCCTACCGGAGGCATCCGAGACAAGGTGCTGCACGTCGACTCGGTGTTCTCACTGGGGTACTGCAAACCGTTCCGCGACTGTGTCTTCGGGTCGTCCGGGAAGGCGTTCGGGACACCTGGCCTCGGCGGATCGTTCGGCTTTGCCGACCCTGACACCGGTGTCGGATTCGCCTATGTGATGAACCGATTGGGCTTTCACCTGTTCAGCGATCCCCGTGAACTCGCGTTGCGTCAGGCACTGTTTCGAGATGTGCTGGGCACACGCCCGCAGACATGA
- the rpmD gene encoding 50S ribosomal protein L30, translating into MADVKITQVRSTIGARWKQRESLKTLGLRKIRQTVVREDNAQTRGLLQVVRHLVTVEDVK; encoded by the coding sequence ATGGCTGACGTGAAGATCACCCAGGTGCGCAGCACCATCGGAGCCCGATGGAAGCAGCGCGAAAGTCTGAAGACACTGGGTCTGCGCAAGATTCGTCAGACCGTTGTCCGTGAGGACAACGCGCAGACCCGCGGCCTGCTCCAGGTGGTTCGCCACCTGGTCACCGTCGAGGATGTGAAGTAA
- a CDS encoding class I SAM-dependent methyltransferase, whose protein sequence is MTRTDDDSWDLASSVGATATMVAAQRALASRVPDALINDPYAEPLVRAVGIEYFTRLASGDFDPEQMAGLVQLGITADGMANGMASRTWYYDTAFESSAAAGVRQAVILASGLDTRAYRLKWPEGTTVYELDQPDVIAFKTDTLAELGAAPSAERRAVAIDLRDDWPAALKAAGFDPSQPTVWSAEGLLIYLPPEAQDRLFASVTELSAPGSRLVCEQVPGLETADFSKARELTRQFAGDTLDLDMESLVYTEERQMAADWLAEHGWTVVTEENDALYARLNLEPASPLLRTIFPNIVYVDATLG, encoded by the coding sequence ATGACGCGGACCGATGACGACAGCTGGGATCTGGCCTCAAGCGTCGGGGCAACGGCGACGATGGTGGCCGCGCAGCGTGCGCTGGCCAGCCGCGTACCCGATGCCCTGATCAACGACCCCTATGCGGAACCGCTGGTGCGGGCAGTCGGCATCGAGTACTTCACCCGGCTGGCCTCGGGTGATTTCGATCCCGAGCAGATGGCGGGCCTGGTGCAGTTGGGCATCACCGCGGACGGCATGGCCAACGGGATGGCAAGTCGCACCTGGTATTACGACACCGCCTTCGAATCGTCGGCCGCCGCGGGTGTGCGCCAAGCGGTCATCCTCGCGTCGGGGCTCGACACCCGCGCCTACCGCCTGAAGTGGCCCGAGGGCACCACGGTGTACGAGCTCGACCAACCGGACGTGATCGCGTTCAAGACCGACACGCTCGCCGAGTTGGGGGCCGCCCCGAGCGCCGAGCGGCGCGCCGTGGCGATCGATCTACGCGACGACTGGCCCGCCGCGTTGAAGGCGGCCGGCTTCGACCCCAGCCAGCCGACGGTGTGGTCCGCGGAGGGACTGCTGATCTATCTGCCGCCGGAGGCACAGGACCGCCTGTTCGCATCGGTCACCGAGCTGAGCGCACCCGGCAGCCGCCTCGTCTGCGAGCAGGTGCCCGGATTGGAAACCGCCGACTTCTCCAAGGCGCGCGAGCTCACCCGCCAATTCGCGGGCGACACACTCGATTTGGATATGGAATCGCTTGTCTACACCGAAGAGCGCCAAATGGCGGCGGACTGGCTGGCCGAGCACGGTTGGACGGTGGTCACCGAGGAGAATGACGCGCTCTACGCGCGGCTCAATCTGGAGCCGGCGAGCCCCTTGCTGCGCACCATATTTCCCAACATCGTGTACGTCGACGCAACCCTCGGCTAG